A single region of the Anguilla anguilla isolate fAngAng1 chromosome 17, fAngAng1.pri, whole genome shotgun sequence genome encodes:
- the LOC118216295 gene encoding GTPase IMAP family member 8-like isoform X2, with protein MATRSSTDALTGYVNTEEDPSGRHSPDKDRPNMSELRIVLLGRSGEVKSKVGNIILDRKVLSVKDQCERAQGLVNGRPVTLMNTPDLLDPELPGRKLFCQIERCVTLSAPGPHALLLVLEKVGFTKGDRKRLKRILGFFSDECFKYSVVLLIQRSKRSYSIGKDPVDKVIRMCSGRLLTLNTDKTVCIRVPELIKKIEQMVEKNGGGFLHCETFKEPESAALGAIEGSLMGAEQKMERKQKPHPLPREQQQIEVAGGDRLNLVLFGSTGTGKTSAVNAILGQRESSVDHSPSSVCERREGEVCGRLVTLVEMPALCESQLSASTVSRLFTSLCGPGVHAFLLVTPAGPLTDEDKVEITKIQEIFGSKVTDYMVVLFTQENPAAQPVLDFLQQNKDTQELLKMCGSRFYVFNNQHIVNNPIVPELLKAIEEVKGATESCFSLNMFWEAQLEKKERKIRELEETIKDKSLGAECKDQNSDCLRIVLVGKTGSGKSATGNTILQREEFLSEPSSTSVTTRCKKEEEKVAGRRVAVVDTPGLFDTGVTNEEVQQEMAKCISFLAPGPHVFLLVVQIGRFTKEEMETLQLIKSTFGKNAEMFTIVIFTRGDDLNGSIDSYIQRSNITIQNLIQDCGNRFHVFNNKDKSNCTQVPELLDKIDSMVRKNGGSCYTNEMFQEAEMTIKKECERILREKEEEMQREREVLMSKHEGKIKEMQSRMEEQRLQEENERKRREKELKDKEEHLRKECEEWKKREQEEKERRDEEEKKKKEKQELEWKGKMDKIEKEKSRMKKELKHREDEEKNRVKREEKQRQDMIEKQSRERKEFEDKQAEEKKNRDREEQERKNREKRERREWKQKMKDTEKEKKEIQEDMKKRAEEWEQERKTEQINKEEEEKRRKQKEEQERKEWDEKQKIMRDEFEKERKKERQRREKERRDKEELMERNLEEQKRQLKKQEEEWDKERKQDRERRDKEDEQRREEERERLARLQKEFEREREVECRKRKMEDEARKEREEKERKEMEEDYKSKMKEMKRNYEEKARKQAEESNDFKKKFNDLEETLKKLKEKHQKEYDDLKASGNCVIL; from the exons TGTCTGAGCTGAGGATTGTGCTGCTGGGGAGGTCTGGAGAAGTGAAGAGTAAAGTGGGAAACATCATCCTGGACAGAAAGGTTCTTTCAGTAAAAGATCAGTGTGAGAGGGCACAAGGTCTGGTGAATGGGAGGCCTGTGACTCTGATGAACACTCCAGACTTACTGGACCCTGAACTCCCTGGCAGGAAATTATTCTGTCAGATAGAGAGATGTGTTACCCTGTCTGCCCCAGGTCCTCATGCACTTCTGCTGGTGCTGGAGAAGGTGGGGTTTACAAAGGGTGATAGAAAAAGACTGAAGAGAATCCTGGGCTTTTTCAGTGATGAGTGCTTTAAGTACTCAGTGGTACTGCTTATACAGAGGAGTAAACGATCATATAGCATTGGTAAGGATCCTGTTGACAAAGTTATTAGGATGTGTAGTGGACGTTTGcttacactgaacacagacaAGACTGTGTGCATCCGGGTTCCTgaattaataaagaaaatagaGCAGATGGTGGAGAAGAATGGAGGAGGTTTCCTCCACTGTGAGACGTTCAAGGAGCCTGAATCAGCTGCGCTAGGAGCAATAGAGGGCTCACTAATGGGGGCTGAACAGAAGATGGAGAGGAAGCAGAAACCACATCCGCTGCCTAGAGAACAACAGCAAATTGAAG TGGCTGGGGGTGACAGGCTGAACTTGGTGTTGTTTGGGAGCACCGGAACTGGGAAGACTTCTGCAGTAAACGCCATCCTGGGACAGAGGGAGTCCAGTGTGGATCACAGCCCCTCTTCAgtgtgtgagaggagagagggagaagtgtGCGGTCGCCTGGTTACCTTGGTGGAAATGCCAGCTCTGTGTGAATCACAGCTCTCTGCATCCACTGTGTCTCGcctctttacctctctctgtGGCCCTGGAGTTCATGCCTTCCTCCTGGTCACACCAGCTGGTCCTCTCACTGATGAAGACAAGGTGGAAATAACAAAGATTCAGGAGATATTTGGATCAAAAGTCACTGATTACATGGTGGTCCTTTTTACCCAAGAAAATCCAGCTGCTCAGCCTGTTCTTGACTTTCTGCAGCAGAATAAAGATACTCAGGAGCTTCTAAAGATGTGTGGCAGCAGGTTTTATGTTTTCAACAACCAGCACATTGTGAATAACCCGATAGTTCCAGAGCTTCTAAAGGCTATTGAGGAGGTGAAAGGAGCAACAGAAAGCTGCTTTTCCCTGAATATGTTTTGGGAGGCACAGCTGGAGAAGAAGGAAAGGAAAATCAGAGAATTAGAAGAAACTATTAAGGACAAATCACTGG GTGCTGAGTGTAAAGATCAGAACTCGGACTGTTTGAGGATAGTGCTTGTggggaagacaggaagtgggaaaaGTGCCACAGGAAACACCATACTGCAGAGGGAGGAGTTCCTGTCTGAGCCCAGTTCAACATCAGTGACAACCCGCTgtaagaaagaagaagaaaaagtagCAGGCAGGCGTGTTGCTGTAGTTGACACACCAGGTCTCTTTGATACAGGAGTTACTAATGAGGAGGTCCAGCAGGAAATGGCCAAATGCATCTCCTTTTTAGCCCCTGGACCTCATGTGTTCCTCCTAGTTGTACAGATTGGAAGATTCACAAAAGAGGAGATGGAAACATTGCAGCTCATTAAGAGTACCTTTggtaaaaatgctgaaatgttcacCATAGTCATTTTCACAAGAGGGGATGATCTTAATGGATCCATTGATAGTTACATTCAGAGGAGCAACATTACAATCCAGAATCTGATTCAAGACTGTGGAAACAGGTTTCATGTCTTCAATAATAAAGACAAGAGCAATTGCACCCAAGTGCCTGAGCTGCTGGATAAGATAGACAGCATGGTGAGGAAGAACGGAGGTAGCTGCTACACCAATGAGATGTTCCAGGAGGCAGAAATGACCATAAAGAAAGAGTGTGAAAGAATactgagagagaaggaagaagagatgcagagagagagagaggtgctgatGTCAAAACATGAAGGGAAGATTAAAGAGATGCAGAGTAGGATGGAAGAGCAAAGACTTCAAgaagagaatgaaagaaaacgTAGGGAAAAAGAGCTGAAAGACAAAGAAGAACATTTAAGGAAAGAATGCGaagagtggaaaaaaagagagcaggaggaaaaagaaagaagagatgaggaagagaaaaagaaaaaggaaaaacaagaatTAGAGTGGAAGGGGAAAATGGAtaagatagagaaagagaaatctAGAATGAAAAAGGAGTTGAAACATAGggaagatgaggaaaaaaatagggtaaaaagagaggagaaacagagacaaGACATGAtagaaaaacaaagcagagaAAGGAAAGAATTTGAGGACAAGCaagcagaagaaaagaaaaatagagatagagaggagcaggagaggaaaaaccgtgagaagagagaaagaagggagtggaaacagaaaatgaaagacacagaaaaggagaaaaaagagataCAAGAAGACATGAAGAAAAGAGCTGAGGAATgggaacaggaaagaaaaacagaacagataaataaagaggaagaagagaagagaaggaaacagaaagaagagcaagagagaaaagagtGGGATGAGAAACAAAAGATAATGAGGGATGAGtttgagaaagaaaggaaaaaagaaagacaaaggagagaaaaggaaaggagagataAAGAGGAACTGATGGAGAGGAATCTTGAAGAACAGAAAAGGCAGTTGAAAAAACAAGAAGAGGAATGGgacaaggaaagaaaacaggacagagagagaagagataaAGAGGATgagcagagaagagaggaggagagagaaaggctggCAAGACTACAGAAGGAATTTGAGAGGGAACGAGAAGTAGAGTGCCGGAAGAGAAAGATGGAAGATGAGgccaggaaagaaagagaagaaaaagaacgtAAAGAAATGGAGGAAGActacaaaagcaaaatgaaagaaatgaagaggaattatgaagaaaaagcaagaaaacaagcagaggaatctaatgattttaaaaagaaatttaatgACCTGGAAGAGACTTTGAAGAAGTTGAAGGAGAAACACCAAAAAGAATACGATGACTTGAAAGCGAGTGGCAATTGTGTAATACTGTAA
- the LOC118216295 gene encoding GTPase IMAP family member 8-like isoform X3, with the protein MANTCWVNMLSLTVTLVSYFAVSELRIVLLGRSGEVKSKVGNIILDRKVLSVKDQCERAQGLVNGRPVTLMNTPDLLDPELPGRKLFCQIERCVTLSAPGPHALLLVLEKVGFTKGDRKRLKRILGFFSDECFKYSVVLLIQRSKRSYSIGKDPVDKVIRMCSGRLLTLNTDKTVCIRVPELIKKIEQMVEKNGGGFLHCETFKEPESAALGAIEGSLMGAEQKMERKQKPHPLPREQQQIEVAGGDRLNLVLFGSTGTGKTSAVNAILGQRESSVDHSPSSVCERREGEVCGRLVTLVEMPALCESQLSASTVSRLFTSLCGPGVHAFLLVTPAGPLTDEDKVEITKIQEIFGSKVTDYMVVLFTQENPAAQPVLDFLQQNKDTQELLKMCGSRFYVFNNQHIVNNPIVPELLKAIEEVKGATESCFSLNMFWEAQLEKKERKIRELEETIKDKSLGAECKDQNSDCLRIVLVGKTGSGKSATGNTILQREEFLSEPSSTSVTTRCKKEEEKVAGRRVAVVDTPGLFDTGVTNEEVQQEMAKCISFLAPGPHVFLLVVQIGRFTKEEMETLQLIKSTFGKNAEMFTIVIFTRGDDLNGSIDSYIQRSNITIQNLIQDCGNRFHVFNNKDKSNCTQVPELLDKIDSMVRKNGGSCYTNEMFQEAEMTIKKECERILREKEEEMQREREVLMSKHEGKIKEMQSRMEEQRLQEENERKRREKELKDKEEHLRKECEEWKKREQEEKERRDEEEKKKKEKQELEWKGKMDKIEKEKSRMKKELKHREDEEKNRVKREEKQRQDMIEKQSRERKEFEDKQAEEKKNRDREEQERKNREKRERREWKQKMKDTEKEKKEIQEDMKKRAEEWEQERKTEQINKEEEEKRRKQKEEQERKEWDEKQKIMRDEFEKERKKERQRREKERRDKEELMERNLEEQKRQLKKQEEEWDKERKQDRERRDKEDEQRREEERERLARLQKEFEREREVECRKRKMEDEARKEREEKERKEMEEDYKSKMKEMKRNYEEKARKQAEESNDFKKKFNDLEETLKKLKEKHQKEYDDLKASGNCVIL; encoded by the exons ATGCTGGGTTAACATGCTTTCTCTCACAGTAACCCTGGTGTCCTACTTTGCAGTGTCTGAGCTGAGGATTGTGCTGCTGGGGAGGTCTGGAGAAGTGAAGAGTAAAGTGGGAAACATCATCCTGGACAGAAAGGTTCTTTCAGTAAAAGATCAGTGTGAGAGGGCACAAGGTCTGGTGAATGGGAGGCCTGTGACTCTGATGAACACTCCAGACTTACTGGACCCTGAACTCCCTGGCAGGAAATTATTCTGTCAGATAGAGAGATGTGTTACCCTGTCTGCCCCAGGTCCTCATGCACTTCTGCTGGTGCTGGAGAAGGTGGGGTTTACAAAGGGTGATAGAAAAAGACTGAAGAGAATCCTGGGCTTTTTCAGTGATGAGTGCTTTAAGTACTCAGTGGTACTGCTTATACAGAGGAGTAAACGATCATATAGCATTGGTAAGGATCCTGTTGACAAAGTTATTAGGATGTGTAGTGGACGTTTGcttacactgaacacagacaAGACTGTGTGCATCCGGGTTCCTgaattaataaagaaaatagaGCAGATGGTGGAGAAGAATGGAGGAGGTTTCCTCCACTGTGAGACGTTCAAGGAGCCTGAATCAGCTGCGCTAGGAGCAATAGAGGGCTCACTAATGGGGGCTGAACAGAAGATGGAGAGGAAGCAGAAACCACATCCGCTGCCTAGAGAACAACAGCAAATTGAAG TGGCTGGGGGTGACAGGCTGAACTTGGTGTTGTTTGGGAGCACCGGAACTGGGAAGACTTCTGCAGTAAACGCCATCCTGGGACAGAGGGAGTCCAGTGTGGATCACAGCCCCTCTTCAgtgtgtgagaggagagagggagaagtgtGCGGTCGCCTGGTTACCTTGGTGGAAATGCCAGCTCTGTGTGAATCACAGCTCTCTGCATCCACTGTGTCTCGcctctttacctctctctgtGGCCCTGGAGTTCATGCCTTCCTCCTGGTCACACCAGCTGGTCCTCTCACTGATGAAGACAAGGTGGAAATAACAAAGATTCAGGAGATATTTGGATCAAAAGTCACTGATTACATGGTGGTCCTTTTTACCCAAGAAAATCCAGCTGCTCAGCCTGTTCTTGACTTTCTGCAGCAGAATAAAGATACTCAGGAGCTTCTAAAGATGTGTGGCAGCAGGTTTTATGTTTTCAACAACCAGCACATTGTGAATAACCCGATAGTTCCAGAGCTTCTAAAGGCTATTGAGGAGGTGAAAGGAGCAACAGAAAGCTGCTTTTCCCTGAATATGTTTTGGGAGGCACAGCTGGAGAAGAAGGAAAGGAAAATCAGAGAATTAGAAGAAACTATTAAGGACAAATCACTGG GTGCTGAGTGTAAAGATCAGAACTCGGACTGTTTGAGGATAGTGCTTGTggggaagacaggaagtgggaaaaGTGCCACAGGAAACACCATACTGCAGAGGGAGGAGTTCCTGTCTGAGCCCAGTTCAACATCAGTGACAACCCGCTgtaagaaagaagaagaaaaagtagCAGGCAGGCGTGTTGCTGTAGTTGACACACCAGGTCTCTTTGATACAGGAGTTACTAATGAGGAGGTCCAGCAGGAAATGGCCAAATGCATCTCCTTTTTAGCCCCTGGACCTCATGTGTTCCTCCTAGTTGTACAGATTGGAAGATTCACAAAAGAGGAGATGGAAACATTGCAGCTCATTAAGAGTACCTTTggtaaaaatgctgaaatgttcacCATAGTCATTTTCACAAGAGGGGATGATCTTAATGGATCCATTGATAGTTACATTCAGAGGAGCAACATTACAATCCAGAATCTGATTCAAGACTGTGGAAACAGGTTTCATGTCTTCAATAATAAAGACAAGAGCAATTGCACCCAAGTGCCTGAGCTGCTGGATAAGATAGACAGCATGGTGAGGAAGAACGGAGGTAGCTGCTACACCAATGAGATGTTCCAGGAGGCAGAAATGACCATAAAGAAAGAGTGTGAAAGAATactgagagagaaggaagaagagatgcagagagagagagaggtgctgatGTCAAAACATGAAGGGAAGATTAAAGAGATGCAGAGTAGGATGGAAGAGCAAAGACTTCAAgaagagaatgaaagaaaacgTAGGGAAAAAGAGCTGAAAGACAAAGAAGAACATTTAAGGAAAGAATGCGaagagtggaaaaaaagagagcaggaggaaaaagaaagaagagatgaggaagagaaaaagaaaaaggaaaaacaagaatTAGAGTGGAAGGGGAAAATGGAtaagatagagaaagagaaatctAGAATGAAAAAGGAGTTGAAACATAGggaagatgaggaaaaaaatagggtaaaaagagaggagaaacagagacaaGACATGAtagaaaaacaaagcagagaAAGGAAAGAATTTGAGGACAAGCaagcagaagaaaagaaaaatagagatagagaggagcaggagaggaaaaaccgtgagaagagagaaagaagggagtggaaacagaaaatgaaagacacagaaaaggagaaaaaagagataCAAGAAGACATGAAGAAAAGAGCTGAGGAATgggaacaggaaagaaaaacagaacagataaataaagaggaagaagagaagagaaggaaacagaaagaagagcaagagagaaaagagtGGGATGAGAAACAAAAGATAATGAGGGATGAGtttgagaaagaaaggaaaaaagaaagacaaaggagagaaaaggaaaggagagataAAGAGGAACTGATGGAGAGGAATCTTGAAGAACAGAAAAGGCAGTTGAAAAAACAAGAAGAGGAATGGgacaaggaaagaaaacaggacagagagagaagagataaAGAGGATgagcagagaagagaggaggagagagaaaggctggCAAGACTACAGAAGGAATTTGAGAGGGAACGAGAAGTAGAGTGCCGGAAGAGAAAGATGGAAGATGAGgccaggaaagaaagagaagaaaaagaacgtAAAGAAATGGAGGAAGActacaaaagcaaaatgaaagaaatgaagaggaattatgaagaaaaagcaagaaaacaagcagaggaatctaatgattttaaaaagaaatttaatgACCTGGAAGAGACTTTGAAGAAGTTGAAGGAGAAACACCAAAAAGAATACGATGACTTGAAAGCGAGTGGCAATTGTGTAATACTGTAA